One region of Bartonella alsatica genomic DNA includes:
- a CDS encoding PAS domain-containing sensor histidine kinase → MSVTPLPKPPMDKSHLSALMQAIRGADICVLYQTTNLVYLWAENLPQHLHNKWRIGCRDSDFFSLELADNMETIKLQVLATGKMQTIEARFEDITKQAIWYKFSIDCHRNDNGDIVGIITTGVDISGLRRREQVLKILLREVSHRSKNLLAIIQSIASQTARYTESLQIFLRKFQGRIHSLSHSQDLITDSDWRGAQFRELVQSQALGYLMKETERFSLEGVDPYLFPNAALHIGLAFHELIINSLSFGALSQEKGSVCICCEIHTKMNGKMQLLITWNEHFEAGTLLSSEQKACFGSTVLEKIVPVAVNGSASFKLTEEGIVYCLCVPDTYFDIVF, encoded by the coding sequence ATGAGCGTTACCCCTCTTCCCAAGCCGCCCATGGATAAATCCCACCTCAGCGCTCTAATGCAAGCGATTCGTGGTGCTGATATTTGTGTTTTATATCAGACAACAAATTTGGTCTATTTATGGGCTGAAAACTTGCCGCAGCATTTGCATAATAAATGGCGAATAGGATGCCGAGATAGTGATTTTTTTTCACTTGAACTTGCAGACAACATGGAAACCATTAAATTGCAGGTTTTAGCCACCGGCAAAATGCAAACCATTGAAGCACGGTTTGAGGATATAACCAAACAAGCGATTTGGTATAAATTTTCCATTGATTGTCACCGCAATGATAATGGAGACATTGTCGGTATTATCACCACTGGTGTTGATATTTCAGGATTACGCCGACGTGAACAAGTATTGAAAATATTGCTTAGAGAAGTCAGCCATCGTTCTAAAAATCTTCTTGCCATCATTCAAAGTATTGCCAGCCAAACAGCACGTTATACTGAATCCCTTCAGATTTTCTTACGCAAATTTCAAGGACGAATCCATTCTCTTTCACATTCACAAGACCTCATCACCGATTCCGATTGGCGTGGAGCTCAATTTCGCGAATTGGTTCAATCACAAGCTTTGGGTTATTTGATGAAAGAGACAGAACGTTTTTCACTTGAAGGTGTAGATCCTTATCTTTTTCCGAACGCAGCCTTACATATCGGTTTAGCTTTTCATGAACTCATTATCAATTCTCTTTCTTTTGGCGCCTTATCACAAGAAAAAGGAAGTGTATGTATATGCTGTGAAATCCACACAAAAATGAATGGAAAAATGCAACTTCTCATCACTTGGAATGAACATTTTGAAGCAGGAACATTACTCTCTAGCGAGCAAAAAGCCTGTTTTGGTAGTACTGTCCTAGAAAAAATTGTTCCCGTCGCTGTAAACGGTTCAGCTTCTTTCAAATTAACAGAAGAAGGGATTGTTTATTGCTTATGTGTTCCCGATACTTACTTTGATATCGTTTTTTAA